Proteins from a genomic interval of Neodiprion lecontei isolate iyNeoLeco1 chromosome 2, iyNeoLeco1.1, whole genome shotgun sequence:
- the LOC107223329 gene encoding uncharacterized protein LOC107223329, translated as MLVSGILLLVAFYGSTPGEAGDPTLRVNLLTVDVVQSKSEFIDTWAATLTKTKPVNKLGLVAPISKTFPEDMMLSADISLDGTSVMAIDTSLCESIKDEVIAKGFLAAGNPFPANCPFIKGNHRIVDYVVDTDRLPTVPDGKLECNVTLHMPDKDPFISIIITGIISHEVPGMG; from the exons ATGTTGGTTTCTGGCATCCTGCTTCTCGTTGCCTTCTACGGCTCGACTCCAGGTGAAGCTGGTGAC CCGACGCTGCGCGTGAATCTACTGACTGTAGATGTCGTCCAAAGCAAATCCGAATTCATAGACACGTGGGCGGCGACTTTGACCAAAACGAAGCCAGTGAATAAACTTGGGCTAGTAGCTCCGATCTCGAAAACCTTCCCCGAAGACATGATG ttATCTGCGGATATTAGTTTGGACGGTACTTCTGTAATGGCTATTGACACCAGTTTGTGTGAATCGATTAAGGATGAAGTTATCGCCAAGGGTTTTTTGGCTGCCGGAAACCCTTTTCCCGCCAATTGCCCATTCATAAAG ggTAATCATCGAATAGTCGACTACGTCGTTGACACCGATAGATTACCGACAGTTCCAGATGGAAAGCTGGAATGTAATGTTACTTTACACATGCCCGATAAGGATCCCTTTATATCGATCATCATCACCGGGATAATAAGTCACGAAGTACCCGGCATGGGATAA